From Mycobacterium colombiense CECT 3035:
GACGCTGGTGTTCACCCCGACCGGCGTGCTGACCGGCTCGGACACCGCAAACCAGACCGTGCCGGCCGACAAGCGGGACGCCGTGCTGCGCGCCTTCAGCGGAAGATTGCCTGACCAGCGGCTGCCCTTCGGTGTCGCGCCTACCACCGAGGGCGCTCGGGGATCCGACGTCATCATCGAGGGCATCACCCGTGGAGTAACCGTGACCCTGCAGGGGTTTAAGCAGTCATGACCCGCGTCGACGACGATGCGCAGCGAAGCGATGAAGAGGAGCGGCGCCAATGACCGCAGTTGTCGTGATCGTCGTGGCGCTGGCCGCGGCAACCCTGGCCGGGTGGTTGCTGACCCGGCGTTCCGGACGCATCCGGGAAATCGCCACCACGCCGGATCGGGACACCGACGCCGACATCGCGGCGCTGGGGCTGTCCCGCAACGGGCCGACCGTGGTGCACTTCAGCGCGCCGTGGTGCGGGCCGTGTGACCGGGTCCGCCGGGTCGTCCAGCAGGTCTGCGACGACTTGGGCGACGTGGCACACGTCGAGGTCGACCTGGACGCCAATCCGGAGACCGCGCGCCGGTATTCGGTGTTGTCCCTGCCCACCACGCTGATCTTCGACGTCGACGGCCGGCAGCGATACCGTACGTCCGGAGTGCCCAGCAGCGCCGACCTGCGGTCCGCCCTGAAACCGCTGTTGGCCTGACCACGGTGTCATTAGGTAAGCTGACCGACGTGTCAGCCCGCCTCGAGCCCATGCTCACCCAGCGTCGCGCAGTCGAACTGTGCCGCACCGCGGGCTGTTGTTGTTGCTGTTGCTGCTGAGTAGCCGCGCTTTCGCGTAGCACTCGGAGCGGCCCGGATTCCAGACCGTGGCACGTCTCCATTCGTCGTTTCTGTCAGCAACAGAGGTATCGAGGAGTTCCTACCTTGCCAAACAGCAACATCACCACGCGACCCGACCTGGTCGACGTGCGTGGACCGCGATTCGCGGCTTGGGTCACCACCGCCGTCCTGGTGCTCGCGCTCGCCGCATCGGCGGCAAGCCCGCCGGCCGCCGCGGTGATCCTGGCCGTCCAAGCCGTCATCTTCGCCATCGGCGCGGTCGGTGGGCCGCGCAAGCACCCCTACGGCCGCATCTTCGCCACCGTCGTCGCGCCGCGACTGGGCCCGGTGCAGGATCGCGAGCCGACCCCGCCGCTGAAGTTCGCCCAACTCGTCGGCCTGATCTTCGCGGTGCTCGGAACCGCCGGATTCGCCACCGGCGCCGTGCTGTTCGGCGTCATCGCCACCGCGGCCGCCCTGGCGGCCGCGTTTCTCAACGCGGCGTTCGGCATCTGCCTGGGCTGCCAGCTCTACCCGCTGGTGGCCCGTTTCCGGCGCCCCGCGCGTCCCACCTGACCTGCTGTAACAAAAGCGATTGAAAGGATCCACCCCATGGCACGCTCCGACGTCCTGGTCTCCACCGACTGGGCTGAGAGCAATCTCGACGCCTCAGGCGTCGTCTTCGTCGAAGTCGACGAAGACACCAGCGCTTACGACGCCGGCCACATCCCCGGCGCGATCAAGCTGGACTGGCGCTCCGACTTGCAGGACCCGGTCAAACGCGACTTCGTCGACGCCCAACAATTCTCCAAACTGCTCAGCGAGCGGGGCATTTCCAACGACGACACCGTGATCCTCTACGGCGGCAACAACAACTGGTTTGCCGCGTACGCGTACTGGTACTTCAAGCTCTACGGCCACGACAAGGTCAAGCTGCTCGACGGCGGCCGCAAGAAATGGGAGCTCGACGGCCGGGCGCTGTCCAGCGACCCCGTCAGCCGGCCCGCTACGTCGTACACCGCCGCCGCACCGGACAACAGCATCCGGGCGTTCCGCGACGACGTCATCGCCGCCATCAACGTCAAGAACCTGGTTGACGTGCGCTCCCCCGACGAGTTCTCCGGCAAGATCCTGGCGCCCGCGCACCTGCCGCAGGAGCAAAGCCAGCGGCCCGGCCACATCCCCGGCGCTATCAACGTGCCGTGGAGCAGGGCCGCGAACGAGGACGGCACCTTCAAGTCCGACGAGGAGCTGGCCGAGCTCTACGCCGCCGCCGGCCTCGACGGCGACAAGGAAACGATCGCCTACTGCCGCATCGGCGAGCGGTCGTCGCACACCTGGTTCGTTCTCTATGAATTGCTCGGGCATCGGAATGTGAAGAACTACGACGGCAGTTGGACGGAATACGGCTCCCTGGTGGGTGCCCCGATCGAGTTGGGAAGCTGATATGTGCTCTGCACCGAAACAAGGACTGACGTTGCCCGCCAGCGTCGACCTGGAGAAGGAAACGGTGATCACCGGTCGCGTGGTGGACGGCGAGGGCCAGGCAGTGGGGGGTGCGTTCGTCCGCTTGCTGGACTCCTCGGACGAGTTCACCGCCGAGGTCGTGGCGTCGGCCACCGGCGACTTCCGGTTCTTCGCCGCGCCGGGTTCCTGGACCCTGCGTGCCCTGTCGAAGGCCGGCAACGGCGACGCCGTGGTGGCGCCGTCCGGTGCGGGCATCCACGAGGTCGACGTCAAGATCGCCTGACCCGCCAGCCGCCCCCGACGGGGACACCGCGGGACGAATAGACTTGTGCCCGTGGTGCTGTTCTTCGAGATCATGCTGGTCGTGTCGGTCGTGGTGATTTCATGGTTCGCCCTGTACACCCTTTATCGGCTCATCACTGACGAGTCGTGAGTCGCGACGAACCGCTGAGTTCCGCCGGTTCCGGCGACCGGGCAGTGGCCGCCGCCGCCGAGCGCGCCAAGCTCACCGCCGGCCGCAACATCCCGTCCTACGATGACCTGCCCCTGCCCGCCGACACCGCGAACCTGCGCGAAGGCGCCAACCTCAGCGATGAGCTGCTGGCGCTGCTGCCGTTGGTCGGCGTCTGGCGCGGCGAAGGCGAAGGCCGCGGGCACGACGGCGACTACCGGTTCGGCCAGCAGATCGTGGTTTCGCACGACGGCGGTGACTACCTGAACTGGGAAGCCCGCTCCTGGCGGCTCAGCGAGACGGGCGACTACCAAGAACGCGGCCTGCGCGAAACGGGTTTCTGGCGCTTCGTCACCGATCCCGACGACCCCGGCGAATCGCACGCGATCGAACTGCTGCTGGCCCATTCGGCGGGCTACGTCGAACTGTTCTACGGCCGCCCGCTGACCCAGTCGTCGTGGGAACTGGTCACCGACGCGCTGGCCCGCAGCAGGTCGGGTGTGCTGGTCGGCGGCGCCAAACGCCTCTACGGCATCGTCGAAGGCGGCGACCTCGCCTACGTCGAGGAACGGGTGGACGCCGACGGCGGTCTGGTGCCGCATCTCTCGGCGCGGCTGTCTCGCTTCGCCGGCTAGCAACCGGCCCGCGGCCGGCCTTTCTGCGTGTACTGTTCGACGTCCGAGCGTCCGACGGTCGACGATATGCCCGGGAAGGGAGGTCGATCGGATGCGTCCCAAACGGTCAGCCCCGCCTGCGCTGCGGCGCGCGGTGATCGGCACCGGCCTGGTGTTGATCCTGTACCTGGCCGTCCTGGATCTGCAGCCCTCGGTCCTCGACGCGCTGCCTGACTCGCTCGGCTGGTTCGGCCGGCCCGGATCGATGCCGACGCTGGCGATCGTGGTCACCGTGCTGGTGGCGGCCTGCGTGCTGACGTTCCGATCCGACAGCAGCCACCGGGTGGTGGGGGTTTCGTTCACCGTGATCGCTGCGCTCGTCAGCATGGGCGCGGTGCTGGGCCTCACCTCCTATTGGGGATGCCACGACGCCAACCATCCCGCCTTCTTCACCCCGCTGATGGCGACGGCGAGTCTGGTCAAGGGCGGCACCGGCGACTTCTCCGTCAGCGGGCGGACCTGCCCCAACCCCACGCCGGTCGGGCTCGAGCTCGCGCGGATCGCGGCGCTGGCGGCGATTTTCACCGGGCTGGGCGGCGTGGTGGTCGGCGTGTTCCGGTCCCAGGTGGACCGGCTGCGCGCCAACCTGGCCGACTCGGTCACCGCCATCGTCGGCGTCGACGCCGACACCCAATCGATGATCAGCGCTGTCGCGCGGACGCTGGACCGCCGCAGCACCCTGGTCGTCATCACCGGCGCCAGCGACGACCGTGTGGCACGGGCCCGCAGGCAGGGCGCCCGAGTGGTCCTGGTGGACTTCAACGCACCGTCCACGCTGGTGTCACTCCGGTTGTGGCGCAACCTTTCCCGGCTCTATCTGATGGCGCCCGACCCGGCGGTCAACCTGTTGTGGCTCGACCTGATCAGTCGTCGGCTCGCCGAGGTCGCCCACAAGCGGCGGCTGCCGCTGATCGTGCGCATGGACGACCCGTGGCTGGCCCAGGCCTGGCGCGCCCAGCAGTTCGGCGGCTCGGACACCCGCTGGGCCGCCGACGTCGTCGGCAAATACGAGGTGACCGCGGGCAGGCTGCTGGACGCCCTCAGCGCCACACGCCGAACACAACGCGTATTCGTCTGCGGCACTTCGCAATTGACCCTGGCCCTGTGCGCCAATCTGACCCAGCGCGCGTTGGAACGCGACTTCTACACCCCGCCAGATGCGGTGCCGTTGCCCGCGCTCACCCTGGTCGAACGCGACGCCGAGGACTACCTGGCCGATCACGAGTTCTACCGGAAGCAGGCGGGATTCATGTCCGACGGGCCGACCATCGACGCCGTGGCCGAGGTCCCGACGGTACCGACCATGCTGAAGTTGATCGGCCAGGCCGACCCGGCAACCTGCGCGGTGATCTTCGTGGACGTCCACGCCGCGACGACGGCGGCCCGGCTGGCGGCCCGATTCCCCGAAATGCCGATCCATGCCTCGGATCTCAACACCAGCATCAGCGACGACGCGATCCAGGTC
This genomic window contains:
- a CDS encoding thioredoxin family protein: MTAVVVIVVALAAATLAGWLLTRRSGRIREIATTPDRDTDADIAALGLSRNGPTVVHFSAPWCGPCDRVRRVVQQVCDDLGDVAHVEVDLDANPETARRYSVLSLPTTLIFDVDGRQRYRTSGVPSSADLRSALKPLLA
- a CDS encoding putative leader peptide; amino-acid sequence: MLTQRRAVELCRTAGCCCCCCC
- a CDS encoding DUF4395 domain-containing protein gives rise to the protein MPNSNITTRPDLVDVRGPRFAAWVTTAVLVLALAASAASPPAAAVILAVQAVIFAIGAVGGPRKHPYGRIFATVVAPRLGPVQDREPTPPLKFAQLVGLIFAVLGTAGFATGAVLFGVIATAAALAAAFLNAAFGICLGCQLYPLVARFRRPARPT
- a CDS encoding sulfurtransferase translates to MARSDVLVSTDWAESNLDASGVVFVEVDEDTSAYDAGHIPGAIKLDWRSDLQDPVKRDFVDAQQFSKLLSERGISNDDTVILYGGNNNWFAAYAYWYFKLYGHDKVKLLDGGRKKWELDGRALSSDPVSRPATSYTAAAPDNSIRAFRDDVIAAINVKNLVDVRSPDEFSGKILAPAHLPQEQSQRPGHIPGAINVPWSRAANEDGTFKSDEELAELYAAAGLDGDKETIAYCRIGERSSHTWFVLYELLGHRNVKNYDGSWTEYGSLVGAPIELGS
- a CDS encoding DUF1416 domain-containing protein — encoded protein: MCSAPKQGLTLPASVDLEKETVITGRVVDGEGQAVGGAFVRLLDSSDEFTAEVVASATGDFRFFAAPGSWTLRALSKAGNGDAVVAPSGAGIHEVDVKIA
- a CDS encoding FABP family protein; amino-acid sequence: MSRDEPLSSAGSGDRAVAAAAERAKLTAGRNIPSYDDLPLPADTANLREGANLSDELLALLPLVGVWRGEGEGRGHDGDYRFGQQIVVSHDGGDYLNWEARSWRLSETGDYQERGLRETGFWRFVTDPDDPGESHAIELLLAHSAGYVELFYGRPLTQSSWELVTDALARSRSGVLVGGAKRLYGIVEGGDLAYVEERVDADGGLVPHLSARLSRFAG